In Opitutus sp. ER46, one DNA window encodes the following:
- a CDS encoding alpha/beta hydrolase, with amino-acid sequence MRSFFVLSLTCGLMSATVAVAAAPATAKAATPVEATPHGFPGAQTYVFRELTPEPLRLHVFKPEGWQAQDRRPALMFFFGGGWTRGTPERSAGWARWAAQHGLVGIAPDYRTKERFDTAPLEAVADARAALRWVQDHAAELGIDPKRVVVGGTSAGGHLALWTAITATPPGSAEAEAPKFKPVALVLSSPVSDTAEIGGYTPQRFGPHAAALSAVHRLDAKMPPVLVFHGDADKTVPQRQSLALRDKLQAGGNRCEFVNVPGGSHNFSTDLPEWKEKVRARIESFLREEGLLAR; translated from the coding sequence ATGCGCTCCTTCTTCGTTCTCTCCCTGACCTGCGGCTTGATGTCGGCAACGGTGGCCGTGGCGGCGGCGCCGGCGACGGCCAAGGCCGCTACGCCCGTCGAAGCCACGCCGCACGGCTTTCCCGGGGCGCAGACGTACGTGTTTCGCGAGCTCACCCCGGAGCCGCTGCGGCTGCACGTCTTCAAACCCGAGGGCTGGCAGGCGCAGGATCGTCGGCCGGCCCTGATGTTCTTCTTCGGGGGCGGTTGGACGCGCGGGACGCCGGAGCGCTCGGCCGGCTGGGCGCGCTGGGCGGCGCAACACGGCCTCGTGGGCATCGCGCCCGATTACCGGACCAAGGAGCGTTTCGACACCGCCCCGTTGGAAGCGGTGGCGGACGCGCGCGCCGCGCTGCGCTGGGTGCAGGACCACGCGGCGGAGCTCGGGATCGACCCGAAGCGCGTCGTGGTCGGCGGGACTTCGGCGGGCGGGCATCTGGCACTTTGGACGGCGATCACGGCGACGCCGCCAGGCTCGGCTGAGGCGGAGGCGCCGAAGTTCAAGCCGGTTGCGCTGGTCCTCTCGAGTCCGGTCTCGGACACCGCCGAGATCGGCGGCTACACGCCGCAGCGTTTCGGGCCGCACGCGGCGGCGCTCTCCGCGGTGCACCGGCTCGATGCGAAGATGCCGCCGGTTCTCGTGTTCCACGGTGACGCGGACAAGACGGTGCCGCAGCGCCAGTCGCTCGCGCTACGCGACAAGCTGCAGGCGGGAGGCAACCGGTGCGAATTCGTCAACGTTCCCGGTGGCTCGCACAACTTTTCGACCGATCTGCCCGAGTGGAAGGAAAAGGTCCGGGCGCGCATCGAGTCCTTCCTGCGGGAGGAAGGGTTGTTGGCGCGCTGA